The Populus alba chromosome 4, ASM523922v2, whole genome shotgun sequence genome contains a region encoding:
- the LOC118032701 gene encoding beta-glucosidase 12 yields the protein MGSIDDFSRYSFPDDFVFGTSSSAYQYEGETNKHGRGPAIWDTFTEEHTERINDHSNGNVAVDFYHRYKEDVQRMKEMGMDAFRFSISWSRVLPHGRLSAGVNEEGIKFYNDLIDDLLKNGLQPYVTLFHWDTPQALEDKYGGFLSPNIVNDFRDFVDLCFQKFGDRVKKWITLNEPWMFSVQGYDMGTMAPGRISVVVNDPHRSLNTGATEVYTVSHHLLLAHAAAVKLYKEKYQSCQGGQIGITLVSHWFEPYSNSEADQNATKRSLDFMLGWFMDPLTNGDYPRNMHDFVGGRLPEFTAEESKMLKGSYDFIGINYYTTYYAQNIDANYQSVGFMSDARASWTGERDGIPIGPQAGVKWLYIYPEGISRLLNYTKDQYGNPTIYITENGVDDVNSNASSLKEALNDPIREKSYKDHLKNVLRSINEHGVDVKGFFAWSLMDNFEWGSGYAVRFGLYYVDFKNDLKRYPKKSVKWFKQFLRRDSHSPIPHTYPLITSNETSKIEDSLVRDAKRPRNA from the exons ATGGGAAGCATTGATGACTTCAGCCGTTATTCTTTCCCAGATGATTTTGTTTTCGGAACATCCTCATCAGCTTACCAG TACGAAggtgaaacaaacaaacatggtAGAGGACCGGCTATATGGGACACTTTCACTGAGGAACATACAG AGAGAATAAATGATCATAGCAACGGAAATGTAGCTGTTGATTTCTATCATCGCTATAAG GAAGATGtgcaaagaatgaaagaaatggGAATGGATGCTTTCAGATTCTCCATTTCTTGGTCTAGAGTATTACCAc ATGGCAGGTTAAGTGCTGGAGTAAACGAAGAAGGCATCAAATTTTATAACGATCTCATTGATGACCTCCTTAAGAATG GTTTGCAGCCTTACGTCACTCTCTTTCACTGGGATACCCCACAAGCTTTAGAAGATAAATATGGTGGTTTCTTAAGTCCTAACATTGT AAATGATTTCCGAGACTTTGTCGACCTTTGTTTCCAAAAGTTTGGAGACCGAGTGAAGAAGTGGATTACTTTGAACGAGCCATGGATGTTCAGTGTTCAAGGTTATGACATGGGCACGATGGCACCCGGTAGGATTTCTGTCGTTGTAAATGATCCACACCGATCCTTAAACACTGGTGCCACTGAAGTGTATACGGTTAGCCATCATTTGTTGCTTGCTCATGCTGCGGCAGTGAAACTATACAAGGAAAAATATCAGTCATGTCAAGGTGGACAGATTGGGATAACACTTGTTTCTCACTGGTTTGAACCTTACTCAAACAGTGAAGCTGATCAAAATGCAACCAAAAGAAGCCTCGACTTCATGCTTGGctg GTTCATGGATCCTTTAACTAATGGTGACTATCCACGTAACATGCATGATTTTGTTGGTGGAAGATTGCCCGAGTTCACTGCCGAGGAATCTAAGATGCTGAAGGGATCGTATGATTTTATTGGAATTAATTACTACACAACATATTATGCTCAAAATATTGATGCAAATTATCAGAGTGTTGGATTCATGTCCGATGCTCGTGCTAGTTGGACAG GAGAGAGAGATGGAATCCCAATAGGTCCACAGGCTGGTGTAAAATGGCTTTATATTTATCCCGAAGGCATCAGCAGGCTTTTGAATTACACCAAAGACCAATACGGGAACCCAACAATTTACATTACTGAGAATG gGGTTGATGACGTAAATAGCAATGCTTCATCACTAAAGGAAGCTCTTAATGATCCCATAAgagaaaaatcttacaaagacCACCTCAAGAATGTTTTGAGATCCATCaa TGAGCATGGTGTTGATGTTAAGGGATTTTTTGCTTGGTCTTTAATGGACAATTTCGAATGGGGAAGTGGTTATGCTGTGAGGTTCGGCCTCTACtatgttgatttcaaaaatgatttgaaacgATATCCTAAAAAATCAGTCAAGTGGTTCAAGCAGTTTCTTAGAAGAGACTCCCACAGCCCTATTCCACATACGTATCCTCTGATTACTTCTAATGAAACGTCGAAAATTGAAGATAGTTTGGTTCGGGATGCTAAAAGGCCAAGAAACGCCTGA